A window of the Lates calcarifer isolate ASB-BC8 linkage group LG18, TLL_Latcal_v3, whole genome shotgun sequence genome harbors these coding sequences:
- the LOC108888364 gene encoding NXPE family member 3 isoform X7, which yields MHQAVCTYQPLSTEDAVEASLLLDSIAWPETPPSPAPVSLEQTSDPAHSTFTVLPRKGGGQWHVGDQLEVMIKIYDFKGSPRKSGGDFLIARLHNQKLSAGVAGQVVDHLNGSYSAVFSLLWEGDAQVEVMLKTTVVTLVHPSEAITVLQRLNQEHPDRVYFKSLFRSGSESETTTCNVCLPPTQQPLCNYTDLHTGEPWFCYKPENLSCDARITHAVGGYDLNITSMEKKLFQSNVNMKVSIRASESASVNVLPNKSGQAKVKNSIVKSGPSGYYYQGVWKSLGGTTVRQFKTPSDITQCLKGKVVHVYGDSTIRQWFEYLTAELPDLKEFNLHSQKQGGPFLALDYTNNIMLTFRCHSTPLRITDFPTRELRYIANELDNLVGGANTVVAFTIWAHFGNYPMEFYIRRLQNIRRAVVRLLDVAPDTRVIIRTGNPKELNFMGALTNSDWYSLQNDKVLRAMFKGLNVHLVDAWEMVLAHHLPHNLHPQPPIIKNMIDVLLTYICPQKGS from the exons ATGCATCAAGCTGTATGCACCTATCAACCTCTCTCCACTGAGGACGCTGTGGAAGCAAGCCTCCTACTAGACTCCATCGCTTGGCCTGAAACTCCACCTTCACCAGCTCCAGTTTCTCTGGAGCAGACCAGTGATCCTGCCCACAGCACCTTCACAGTTCTCCCAaggaagggaggaggacagTGGCATGTAGGAGATCAGCTGGAGGTTATGATCAAAATTTATGACTTCAAGGGCAGTCCCAGGAAGTCTGGAGGAGACTTCTTAATCGCCCGACTGCACAACCAGAAGCTTAGTGCAGGTGTGGCTGGACAAGTGGTGGATCATCTCAATGGCAGCTATTCTGCTGTATTCTCTTTACTCTGGGAAGGAGACGCGCAGGTTGAGGTGATGCTAAAAACCACCGTG GTGACACTGGTTCACCCCAGTGAAGCTATCACAGTGCTGCAAAGGCTGAACCAGGAACATCCAGACAGGGTTTACTTCAAGAGCCTCTTCCGCTCAGGCTCAGAGTCTGAAACTACCACCTGTAATGTATGCCTGCCTCCAACCCAGCAGCCATTATGCAACTACACTGACCTTCATACAGGTGAGCCGTGGTTCTGCTACAAACCAGAGAACCTGAGTTGTGATGCCAGGATCACACACGCTGTTGGAGGATACGACTTAAACATCACATCCATGGAGAAGAAGCTCTTTCAAAG TAATGTCAACATGAAAGTCTCCATTCGGGCTTCAGAATCTGCTAGTGTCAACGTGTTACCAAATAAATCAG GTCAAGCAAAGGTGAAGAACAGTATTGTGAAGTCTGGGCCCTCTGGTTATTATTACCAAGGAGTGTGGAAATCACTAGGTGGCACCACAGTTCGCCAATTCAAAACCCCGTCTGACATCACTCAGTGTCTGAAAGGGAAGGTGGTCCATGTGTATGGAGACTCCACCATCAGACAGTGGTTTGAATACCTCACTGCAGAGCTACCAG ATCTCAAGGAGTTCAACCTACACAGCCAAAAGCAGGGTGGACCTTTCTTGGCCCTTGACTATACAAACAACATCATGTTGACTTTCCGCTGCCACAGTACTCCGCTCCGTATTACTGATTTTCCAACCAGGGAGCTGCGTTACATTGCTAATGAACTGGATAACTTAGTTGGAGGCGCTAACACTGTTGTAGCTTTTACCATCTGGGCTCACTTCGGCAACTACCCCATGGAGTTCTACATCCGGAGGCTGCAGAACATCCGCAGGGCGGTGGTGCGGCTGCTGGACGTGGCTCCAGACACACGGGTCATCATCCGAACTGGAAACCCAAAAGAGTTGAACTTTATGGGGGCACTGACCAACAGCGACTGGTACTCACTACAGAATGACAAGGTGCTCAGAGCTATGTTCAAAGGATTGAATGTTCATCTGGTGGATGCATGGGAGATGGTTCTGGCCCACCACCTGCCACACAACCTCCACCCACAACCTCCTATTATTAAGAATATGATAGATGTTCTCTTGACCTACATATGTCCTCAGAAGGGCAGctag